One genomic window of Paenisporosarcina antarctica includes the following:
- a CDS encoding multicopper oxidase family protein, whose product MIKRLIQFISIALFILILGACSNSMNGMNHNNMNMDEEREVTYEDTTTKGLQQTVSTEKIELNEFTLVAQERKHTLTEGIDIQAWTFNGSVPGPEIRVQEGEEVKIILKNELKDPVTIHWHGIPVPNNMDGIPGVTMNAVQPGDSFIYEFKTTVPGTYWYHSHQDGVNQLDKGLYGSFIIEGKNDEEVDKDYTLVLDEWMSDTDSDRFSMGHDMGNMYDIFTVNGKSGKDVLPLLVNEGDKVRLRLVNAGFMSHKIHLHGHEFKVTGTDGQEINDPELIKDQLISIAPGERYDIEFTTDNLGEWLLESHGDMEGTDGMKVPIKYESFDGASTDKSNKQEKLKLFDLTSYGKEGSGGFTLDQEYDLSYTMDLNTGMSSRGMVYTINDKTFPKTENIKVNEGDLVKVKLENNSTIDDHPMHLHGHFFQVLSKNGKPVQGSPIIKDTLNLKPGDEYVVAFKADNPGNWLFHCHDLHHASAGMVTQVTYDGFKPQFTPNPNANNQPE is encoded by the coding sequence ATGATAAAAAGATTAATCCAGTTCATTAGCATTGCCTTATTCATTTTAATACTTGGTGCATGTTCAAATTCAATGAATGGCATGAATCATAATAATATGAATATGGATGAGGAACGAGAAGTAACATATGAAGATACAACGACTAAGGGATTGCAACAAACCGTCTCCACAGAAAAAATAGAATTAAATGAATTCACCCTAGTTGCACAAGAACGTAAACACACACTAACAGAAGGAATAGATATACAGGCATGGACTTTCAATGGTTCGGTTCCAGGTCCAGAGATTAGAGTTCAAGAAGGGGAAGAAGTCAAAATAATCCTTAAAAATGAATTGAAAGATCCTGTTACAATTCATTGGCACGGTATTCCTGTTCCAAATAATATGGATGGAATACCTGGAGTAACAATGAATGCAGTACAACCTGGGGATAGTTTTATATATGAGTTTAAGACTACTGTTCCAGGAACATATTGGTACCATTCCCATCAAGATGGAGTTAATCAATTAGACAAAGGACTTTATGGTTCATTTATTATTGAGGGTAAAAATGACGAGGAAGTCGATAAAGACTACACACTAGTATTAGATGAGTGGATGAGTGACACTGACTCCGATCGTTTTAGCATGGGCCATGACATGGGTAACATGTATGACATATTTACTGTAAATGGAAAAAGCGGAAAAGATGTTCTTCCTTTACTTGTAAATGAAGGTGATAAAGTGAGACTACGTCTAGTTAACGCTGGTTTTATGTCCCACAAGATTCACTTACACGGTCATGAATTTAAAGTAACCGGTACAGATGGTCAAGAAATTAATGATCCAGAATTAATAAAAGATCAATTAATATCAATAGCACCGGGTGAACGGTATGACATTGAATTCACCACAGATAACCTGGGTGAATGGCTTCTAGAGTCTCATGGTGATATGGAAGGTACTGATGGAATGAAAGTGCCTATTAAATATGAGAGCTTTGATGGAGCTTCAACAGACAAATCAAATAAACAGGAAAAACTGAAACTATTCGATTTGACATCTTATGGCAAGGAGGGAAGCGGGGGATTTACATTAGATCAAGAATATGACTTGTCTTATACGATGGACCTGAATACGGGGATGTCTTCACGCGGTATGGTATACACCATCAATGACAAGACTTTCCCCAAAACAGAAAATATTAAAGTAAATGAAGGGGATCTCGTAAAAGTGAAACTAGAGAACAACTCAACGATAGATGATCACCCGATGCATTTACATGGACACTTCTTTCAAGTACTAAGTAAAAATGGAAAACCAGTCCAAGGGTCACCGATTATTAAAGATACATTGAATTTGAAACCTGGGGATGAATATGTTGTGGCTTTTAAAGCAGACAACCCTGGTAACTGGTTGTTCCACTGTCATGATTTACATCACGCGAGTGCAGGAATGGTAACGCAAGTAACTTACGATGGATTTAAGCCGCAGTTCACCCCTAATCCTAATGCCAATAACCAGCCAGAATAG
- a CDS encoding peroxiredoxin: protein MKEQDCAPLLGEKFPTVEVETTLGKKMLPGDYAGKWFVLFSHPGDFTPVCTTEFVEFQRRSEEFTALNTELIGLSLDDVFAHMKWIEWIRDNFNVLITFPIIADQLGKVALRLGMISPELGSSTVRTVYIIDPQGTIQLMMNYPPVVGRNIEEILRVVRALQVAAEFKVATPVDWPQNAYLGDKVIIPPPRNVMAVEKRLEEAKQGDIQCLDWWFCYKSLEK from the coding sequence ATGAAGGAGCAAGATTGTGCACCTCTTTTAGGGGAAAAATTCCCTACTGTAGAGGTCGAAACTACGTTAGGTAAAAAGATGTTACCTGGTGATTACGCAGGAAAATGGTTTGTGTTGTTTTCACATCCAGGAGACTTTACGCCTGTATGCACAACGGAATTTGTAGAGTTTCAAAGAAGAAGTGAAGAATTTACAGCGTTGAACACGGAATTGATTGGATTATCATTAGATGATGTTTTTGCTCACATGAAATGGATTGAATGGATTAGGGATAATTTTAATGTCTTGATTACTTTCCCAATCATTGCGGATCAGCTTGGTAAAGTGGCTCTGAGATTAGGTATGATATCACCAGAGCTAGGGTCTTCAACTGTTAGAACAGTCTATATCATAGATCCTCAAGGGACTATCCAATTAATGATGAATTACCCTCCTGTGGTAGGTAGAAACATCGAAGAAATATTGAGAGTTGTTCGTGCATTGCAAGTTGCTGCAGAATTTAAAGTGGCTACTCCAGTAGACTGGCCACAAAACGCTTACTTAGGTGATAAAGTCATTATTCCACCCCCACGAAATGTGATGGCTGTAGAGAAGCGTTTAGAGGAAGCGAAACAAGGCGACATTCAATGTTTGGATTGGTGGTTCTGTTATAAATCACTAGAAAAATAG
- a CDS encoding NAD(P)/FAD-dependent oxidoreductase: MNISIIGGGLSGIFAARTLFELGHNPTIIEKSRSVGGRMATRRVGIGRADHGAQFFTVRSPQLQTLTNEWLEKKLIKRWFGDDFPRYSGTEGMNSFVKNLANGLNIKLDEQVLQVKSSELGVTITTQNGNAYFSDAVVITAPVPQAFQLLQESSLILSNQLKETLSASSFKPCFVALLTLIEPLSIEKDGIVSEGLPPGIDKIIANDQKGISACPILSVYMTGDWSAKYFEQQDETVLEQIFAALTHDVIDTSLIVRQQLKRWRYAEATHVYKKPFMQLDDLPIFLAGDSFLTEQDTSGRTRVESAILSGIHVGEAIHREFLK; encoded by the coding sequence ATGAATATTTCAATAATAGGTGGAGGTCTTAGTGGTATCTTTGCTGCGAGAACACTTTTCGAACTAGGCCACAATCCTACGATTATAGAAAAAAGTCGAAGTGTCGGTGGACGCATGGCTACTAGAAGAGTCGGAATTGGACGTGCTGATCACGGAGCTCAGTTCTTCACTGTACGCTCGCCACAATTACAAACATTGACGAACGAATGGCTAGAGAAAAAATTAATCAAACGCTGGTTTGGGGATGACTTTCCAAGATATTCGGGGACAGAAGGAATGAATTCTTTTGTTAAAAATCTGGCTAATGGCCTGAATATTAAGCTTGATGAACAAGTTCTTCAAGTGAAGTCAAGTGAACTAGGGGTAACCATTACAACTCAAAATGGAAATGCCTATTTTAGCGACGCTGTTGTGATTACAGCTCCAGTTCCACAAGCGTTTCAATTGCTTCAAGAATCTTCACTCATCTTATCTAATCAATTGAAAGAAACGCTCTCTGCTTCAAGCTTTAAACCATGCTTTGTCGCCCTACTCACTCTTATTGAACCACTATCGATTGAAAAAGATGGTATCGTTTCAGAAGGATTACCACCTGGAATTGATAAGATCATAGCCAATGACCAAAAAGGTATTTCTGCTTGTCCTATTCTATCAGTTTATATGACTGGAGACTGGAGTGCGAAATATTTTGAGCAGCAAGATGAAACAGTGCTTGAACAAATCTTTGCCGCACTTACACATGATGTGATTGATACATCACTCATCGTGCGTCAACAGCTTAAGCGTTGGCGTTATGCAGAAGCAACTCATGTATATAAAAAGCCGTTTATGCAGCTTGATGACTTACCGATTTTCCTTGCAGGCGACAGCTTTTTGACTGAGCAGGACACAAGTGGCCGAACGCGAGTTGAAAGTGCTATTTTATCTGGAATTCATGTTGGAGAAGCGATTCACCGTGAGTTTTTAAAATGA
- a CDS encoding DUF1292 domain-containing protein has product MEKIEVGNIFTLIDEKDEEQEIEVLGLLSIDEIEYAAVSFAEESQEESEEDIDVFFLRVEEDEELSIIESDEEFEKVSLAFQEAQEAQEE; this is encoded by the coding sequence ATGGAAAAAATAGAGGTTGGTAACATATTTACGTTGATTGATGAGAAAGATGAGGAACAAGAAATTGAAGTACTTGGCTTGTTAAGCATCGATGAAATAGAATACGCTGCTGTCAGTTTCGCAGAAGAATCTCAAGAAGAATCGGAAGAAGACATTGATGTCTTCTTTTTAAGAGTTGAAGAAGATGAGGAATTATCTATTATCGAGAGTGACGAGGAATTTGAAAAGGTATCCTTGGCATTTCAAGAAGCACAAGAAGCGCAAGAAGAGTAA
- a CDS encoding MerR family DNA-binding transcriptional regulator → MYRIGLFSKISKTTIKTLRYYDEIGLLQPVANPALSDYRLEADVLFDSRYLIGERPE, encoded by the coding sequence ATGTATCGAATTGGATTATTTTCTAAGATTTCAAAAACGACCATCAAAACACTCAGGTATTACGATGAGATTGGACTTTTACAACCGGTAGCTAATCCAGCTTTATCAGATTATCGCTTGGAAGCAGATGTACTTTTCGATAGTCGATATCTCATCGGTGAAAGACCGGAATAA
- a CDS encoding GDYXXLXY domain-containing protein: MKNLSKNKLFLISLLLPVILLLSMTVKPLTTIYYGETVRLQTVPVDPSNLFYGDYVDLDFEAENIVIDVVEKSLRKTLEDNTTGSYPQDDLKVYILLAYSNETETHKVTSLTVSKPKSGTYIKGILTPYINEGKVRVSIPIEQYYLEDDTGSKLEDQARKGELIATIKVHKGYAILRSVD, from the coding sequence GTGAAGAATCTCTCAAAGAATAAATTATTTTTAATCTCTCTTCTTCTTCCAGTCATACTTTTGTTAAGCATGACAGTAAAGCCATTGACTACAATTTATTATGGCGAAACAGTAAGGCTACAAACAGTACCGGTAGATCCTAGTAACTTGTTCTACGGCGACTATGTGGATTTAGACTTCGAAGCGGAAAACATAGTGATTGATGTTGTCGAAAAGTCTTTACGCAAAACACTTGAAGACAACACAACCGGTAGTTACCCTCAAGATGACTTAAAAGTGTATATACTCTTAGCATATAGTAATGAAACGGAAACCCACAAAGTTACTAGCTTAACAGTTAGTAAGCCAAAATCAGGTACCTATATTAAAGGCATACTAACCCCATACATTAACGAGGGTAAAGTGAGAGTGTCAATTCCTATTGAGCAGTACTATCTAGAGGATGATACTGGATCAAAGTTAGAAGACCAAGCACGCAAAGGGGAGCTAATAGCAACAATTAAAGTACACAAAGGATACGCAATCTTAAGGAGTGTAGATTAA
- a CDS encoding DUF2157 domain-containing protein, translated as MKRRVSRLTYEFLKKEFIFLEKTGHLDKGQSNKLIDLYESPTKQVQPQLVKMNAVQILSIIGGILIGLGILSFVASNWSELTKTFKFLILLSTLIVFYVVGFTLEKKKPHLSRAFYYIGAFAYGAEIFYIGQMFHLGGNLEDAFLMWGIGILPLAMFLKDKILKVASLVFVYAFIEIKFLFADGLLEYAPILIIPALFAFGYYFTRNNIYVKVVNFIILYQFIEMTFMFGDDWNKYLPIAIIPALFALNHFVMNKSVELMIANFVLLYQFIAMHFLFEPIFERDSFPYVALLAVPILFYIGHVIMHKSQPLFIVNFTFTLILSALLFYHFEYENFAAIALFYFTLWMLITYIQHTDYKDFMRLTGTILHFPTALILSIPDVWFPMFYKGLGNYLDAPDSKALIASVVFSVFYLIYALTLVKKENLFGVAIVCVFVLRFYVDLSLAFMDKSIAFIIGGLLLLGLGYWFEKTRRKEMVKSEESLKE; from the coding sequence TTGAAGAGAAGAGTTTCAAGGTTAACCTATGAGTTTCTTAAAAAGGAGTTTATTTTTCTAGAGAAAACAGGCCATTTAGATAAAGGGCAATCGAATAAATTAATTGATTTATACGAATCTCCAACAAAACAAGTGCAACCACAACTGGTTAAAATGAACGCAGTACAGATTCTATCCATCATTGGAGGTATCCTAATAGGTTTAGGCATTCTAAGCTTTGTGGCGAGTAACTGGTCAGAGCTTACGAAGACATTCAAATTTTTAATATTATTAAGTACGCTTATCGTGTTCTATGTTGTGGGCTTTACTTTAGAAAAGAAAAAACCGCATCTCTCTAGAGCCTTTTATTATATAGGGGCATTTGCATATGGTGCTGAAATATTCTATATCGGACAGATGTTTCATTTAGGTGGAAATTTAGAAGATGCCTTCTTAATGTGGGGAATCGGTATTCTGCCATTAGCGATGTTTTTAAAAGATAAAATATTAAAAGTAGCAAGTCTAGTATTTGTTTATGCATTTATTGAAATAAAGTTTCTTTTTGCAGATGGGTTATTAGAATATGCACCCATTCTCATCATTCCAGCATTATTTGCATTTGGTTACTATTTCACGCGAAACAACATATATGTAAAAGTGGTAAATTTCATTATTCTCTATCAATTTATTGAAATGACCTTCATGTTTGGAGATGACTGGAACAAGTATTTACCAATCGCCATTATTCCAGCACTTTTTGCACTAAATCATTTTGTAATGAATAAATCAGTTGAACTAATGATTGCAAACTTTGTTTTACTCTATCAATTCATTGCCATGCACTTTTTATTCGAACCTATATTCGAACGTGACAGTTTTCCTTATGTAGCTCTATTGGCTGTACCGATTCTTTTCTATATAGGACATGTAATTATGCATAAGTCACAACCATTATTCATTGTCAACTTCACATTTACACTAATATTATCAGCACTCTTATTTTATCACTTTGAGTATGAGAATTTTGCAGCCATAGCACTTTTCTACTTCACACTATGGATGCTCATAACTTATATACAACATACGGATTATAAAGATTTTATGAGGTTAACAGGGACAATACTACATTTCCCAACTGCTTTAATATTGTCAATTCCTGATGTATGGTTTCCTATGTTTTACAAGGGTTTAGGCAATTATTTGGATGCGCCAGACTCCAAAGCTTTAATAGCGTCAGTTGTTTTCTCAGTCTTCTATCTAATCTATGCACTGACACTTGTTAAAAAAGAGAATCTGTTCGGAGTAGCAATTGTCTGTGTGTTCGTCTTACGTTTCTATGTAGATCTATCACTAGCATTCATGGACAAATCAATTGCTTTCATCATAGGGGGCTTATTATTACTAGGTCTAGGCTACTGGTTTGAAAAGACAAGGAGAAAGGAGATGGTTAAGAGTGAAGAATCTCTCAAAGAATAA
- a CDS encoding GNAT family N-acetyltransferase yields the protein MDKLIRLLTIDDLSYLEAMETGIKDDYVIRIFEKLVTGDNRLYGLFWRDKLVSIGGYTIFERRFAMIGRMRSDQRYRGNSLSSQLMVQVIEDVFKLPDIQWVGANTQEENLPAQRVLQKLGLIEHSTLQEATTKNVSSLENGARAWQEVYDLERKKIWINQLYVKTGAIFPYECYYAFPASEELFPEEKLMKWSFYENETATRVLITKTDLKDRYYLHTVYPWNDLMEQEGLWETIATAYRKLADYVVYETYIWMDLTKEATQSLPSDHPFVLPSSWILYGINREQRKT from the coding sequence ATGGATAAGTTGATCCGACTTTTAACCATTGATGACTTGTCTTATCTCGAAGCAATGGAAACTGGAATAAAAGATGATTACGTCATACGAATTTTCGAGAAACTAGTAACAGGCGACAATCGTCTATATGGATTGTTTTGGCGAGACAAACTTGTCAGTATTGGTGGATATACAATTTTTGAGAGAAGATTTGCCATGATTGGAAGAATGCGCAGTGACCAGCGCTACAGAGGAAACAGTTTGTCTTCACAATTGATGGTCCAAGTCATAGAAGACGTGTTTAAACTACCGGATATTCAATGGGTCGGAGCGAATACTCAGGAGGAAAATCTTCCAGCTCAACGTGTCCTGCAAAAACTTGGACTTATAGAGCATTCAACTCTCCAGGAAGCGACCACAAAGAATGTTTCCTCGCTTGAAAATGGTGCACGTGCGTGGCAGGAAGTGTACGATCTTGAGCGGAAAAAGATATGGATCAATCAGTTATACGTGAAAACAGGTGCTATTTTTCCATATGAATGCTATTACGCTTTCCCTGCTTCAGAGGAATTATTTCCTGAGGAAAAGCTGATGAAATGGTCCTTTTATGAAAATGAAACTGCAACAAGGGTGCTGATTACGAAAACCGATTTAAAAGATCGTTATTACCTTCATACGGTCTACCCGTGGAATGACCTAATGGAACAGGAAGGGCTATGGGAAACGATAGCTACAGCATACCGAAAGTTAGCTGATTATGTTGTATATGAAACCTATATTTGGATGGATTTAACCAAGGAAGCAACACAGTCCCTACCAAGTGACCATCCCTTCGTACTTCCCTCTTCCTGGATTTTATATGGAATAAATCGAGAGCAAAGAAAGACCTAA
- a CDS encoding VOC family protein produces MEYVLDHVGIAVRSIDDALPFYINVLNGVLEDRYTSDTSGVEVYVAVVRTNDKVIELLAPTNKNSPMARFIKQRGKGVHHIAYRVDDLDKAVLEASKSGVRFLEDTLRTNTRGRRLIYVNPVSTDGTLIELCDYSNI; encoded by the coding sequence TTGGAATATGTTTTAGATCACGTTGGAATTGCCGTTAGAAGTATTGATGACGCTCTTCCATTTTATATTAATGTATTAAATGGTGTATTAGAGGACCGTTATACAAGTGATACATCTGGAGTTGAAGTGTACGTTGCTGTTGTCAGAACTAATGATAAAGTAATTGAATTACTGGCACCAACCAATAAGAACTCTCCAATGGCTCGGTTTATAAAGCAACGAGGAAAAGGGGTGCATCATATTGCATATCGAGTTGATGATTTGGACAAAGCAGTACTCGAGGCAAGTAAAAGTGGAGTTCGTTTTCTAGAAGACACGCTACGTACTAACACACGTGGAAGAAGGCTCATTTATGTTAATCCCGTATCAACTGATGGGACTTTAATTGAACTTTGTGATTATTCAAATATTTAA
- the ppsA gene encoding phosphoenolpyruvate synthase produces the protein MKPYVLEFGEIDTTKQMVVGGKGMNLGECSRIEGIFVPEGFCVTTEAYKRVIEKNEEFHQLLEQLAVQKVDERKRISEISRKIRELIEGIEIEKGIVEDIDSCLLTFGFEYAYAVRSSATVEDLPFASFAGQHDTYLNIIGRDAILRHISKCWASLFTERAVIYRIQNGFDHSQVYISVIIQRMIFPQASGILFTADPITSNRKLLLIDASFGLGEALVSGLVSADCYKVKEDKIVDKMIATKKLAIYGLKKGGTETQQIDPKQQKTQTLTEQQILQLARIGRHIEAHFGCPQDIEWCLVDDIFYIVQSRPITTLYPIPEANDLENHVYVSVGHQQMMTDSMKPLGLSFFLLTTFAPMRKAGGRLFVDITHNLASPVSREMLINALGQSDPLIKDALTTIIDRGNFIKSLPNDKKELNPSTSNKVMASAGFQNENNPTIVSDLIKSSQTSIEELKQNIQTKSGLDLFDFILEDLQQLKKILFDPQSLGVIMAAMNASSWINEKMNEWLGEKNVADTLSQSVPNNVTSEMGLALLDVADVIRPYPQVIDYLQYIKDDNFLSELVKFDGGQESQDAIYDYLSKYGMRCTGEIDITKTRWSEKPTTLVPVILSNIKNFEPNASNRKFEQGQQEALKKEQELLDRLKQLPDGEQKAIETKRMIDQIRNFIGYREYPKYGMVNRYFVYKQALLKETEQLVQTNVIHEKEDIYYLTFEELHEVVRTNKLDYQIINKRKGDYKLYEKLTPPRVITSDGEIIVGKYKRDNLPDEAIVGLPVSSGVIEGRARVILNMEDANLEDGDILVTTFTDPSWTPMFVSVKGLVTEVGGLMTHGAVIAREYGLPAVVGVENATKLIRDGQRIRVHGTEGYIKIL, from the coding sequence ATGAAACCATATGTACTAGAGTTTGGGGAGATCGATACAACGAAACAAATGGTGGTCGGTGGCAAAGGGATGAATTTGGGCGAATGTTCGAGGATTGAAGGAATATTTGTACCAGAGGGATTTTGTGTAACCACTGAGGCATATAAAAGAGTCATTGAGAAAAATGAGGAGTTTCATCAATTACTGGAACAACTAGCAGTTCAAAAAGTGGACGAACGAAAAAGAATTAGTGAAATTAGCAGGAAGATTCGTGAGCTGATTGAGGGGATCGAGATCGAGAAGGGGATCGTAGAAGATATCGATAGTTGTCTCTTAACTTTTGGTTTCGAGTATGCATATGCTGTTCGCTCAAGTGCTACAGTCGAGGATCTTCCTTTTGCCTCCTTTGCTGGTCAACACGACACCTATTTAAATATCATCGGAAGAGATGCAATATTGCGACACATCAGTAAATGTTGGGCTTCCCTATTTACTGAACGCGCAGTAATTTACCGAATCCAAAACGGATTTGATCACAGCCAAGTTTACATATCTGTTATTATTCAACGGATGATTTTCCCACAGGCTTCAGGAATTTTATTTACGGCTGATCCGATTACTTCCAATAGAAAGCTACTATTGATAGATGCTAGCTTTGGGCTAGGAGAGGCCCTTGTCTCCGGTTTGGTATCTGCGGATTGCTATAAGGTGAAAGAAGATAAAATCGTCGATAAGATGATAGCAACTAAAAAATTGGCTATCTATGGACTAAAAAAAGGCGGAACAGAGACTCAGCAGATCGATCCTAAGCAGCAAAAGACACAAACACTTACTGAACAACAAATTTTACAACTAGCACGCATAGGAAGGCATATTGAAGCTCATTTTGGCTGCCCACAAGATATTGAATGGTGTTTGGTTGATGATATATTTTATATTGTCCAGAGTCGGCCAATCACTACTTTATACCCGATCCCTGAAGCGAATGATCTAGAAAATCACGTTTACGTATCTGTCGGTCATCAACAAATGATGACCGATTCTATGAAACCACTGGGATTGTCTTTTTTCCTGTTAACTACTTTTGCGCCCATGCGTAAAGCTGGTGGAAGGTTGTTTGTTGATATCACACATAATCTGGCTTCACCTGTTAGCAGAGAAATGTTAATAAATGCCCTAGGACAATCCGATCCTCTCATAAAAGACGCACTTACGACCATAATAGATCGAGGAAATTTTATAAAATCGTTACCAAATGATAAAAAAGAACTGAATCCCAGTACAAGCAATAAAGTTATGGCGTCTGCGGGTTTTCAAAACGAAAACAATCCGACAATCGTTTCTGATTTGATTAAGAGTAGTCAAACATCGATAGAAGAGTTAAAACAAAACATTCAAACGAAATCTGGATTAGATTTATTTGATTTTATTCTAGAAGATTTACAGCAATTAAAGAAGATTTTATTTGACCCACAAAGTTTGGGTGTGATTATGGCTGCTATGAATGCTTCATCATGGATCAATGAAAAAATGAACGAATGGTTAGGTGAAAAAAACGTAGCAGATACGCTTTCTCAATCTGTACCCAACAATGTTACTTCGGAAATGGGTCTGGCGCTTTTGGATGTCGCAGATGTGATTCGTCCTTATCCACAAGTAATCGATTATTTACAATATATAAAAGATGATAACTTTTTGAGTGAACTGGTTAAGTTTGATGGTGGACAGGAATCCCAAGACGCTATATATGATTATCTCAGCAAATACGGAATGCGATGTACCGGAGAAATCGATATTACTAAAACTCGTTGGAGCGAAAAACCGACTACACTTGTCCCAGTGATCCTTAGTAATATTAAAAATTTCGAACCTAATGCTAGCAATCGAAAATTTGAGCAAGGGCAACAGGAAGCTTTGAAAAAAGAACAAGAGTTATTGGATCGATTGAAGCAATTACCGGATGGTGAACAAAAAGCCATAGAAACAAAACGAATGATCGACCAGATCCGAAATTTCATCGGTTATCGGGAATATCCAAAATACGGCATGGTTAATCGCTACTTCGTTTATAAACAGGCTTTACTGAAAGAAACCGAACAACTCGTACAAACCAACGTTATTCATGAAAAAGAAGATATATACTATCTCACATTTGAAGAGCTTCACGAAGTCGTCCGCACAAATAAACTTGATTACCAGATTATCAATAAACGAAAAGGCGACTACAAATTATATGAAAAATTAACTCCACCACGTGTTATCACATCTGATGGTGAAATCATAGTAGGTAAGTACAAACGAGACAATCTCCCTGACGAAGCTATTGTGGGTCTACCTGTTTCTTCCGGAGTTATAGAGGGAAGGGCACGTGTCATCTTAAACATGGAAGATGCAAATCTAGAAGATGGAGATATATTAGTCACCACATTTACTGACCCTAGCTGGACACCAATGTTTGTATCCGTAAAAGGCCTAGTCACCGAAGTTGGTGGACTGATGACCCATGGAGCAGTTATAGCACGTGAATATGGCTTGCCAGCAGTTGTTGGGGTCGAAAATGCTACCAAGCTGATAAGAGACGGGCAACGTATTCGTGTGCATGGAACAGAAGGGTATATCAAAATACTATAA
- a CDS encoding MarR family winged helix-turn-helix transcriptional regulator: MKEILREIGMIARALDSISNIEFKEFDLTKGQYLYLVRICENPGIIQEQLVEMIKVDRSTVTRAIQKLEMNGFIEKKEDPHNKKIKRLYPTEKGKTVYPFIKRENDYSNFVALEGFTEKEVATTFELLQRIRKNIGKDWGFVKKGNKRNY, from the coding sequence ATGAAAGAGATTCTGCGAGAAATCGGCATGATAGCAAGGGCATTGGATTCGATAAGTAATATAGAATTCAAAGAATTTGACCTTACCAAAGGACAGTATTTATACCTTGTGCGAATATGTGAAAATCCAGGAATCATTCAGGAACAGTTAGTGGAGATGATAAAAGTAGACCGATCCACAGTAACTCGTGCTATCCAAAAACTAGAAATGAATGGCTTTATTGAAAAGAAAGAAGATCCACATAACAAAAAAATTAAAAGACTCTATCCAACTGAGAAAGGAAAAACTGTGTACCCTTTCATAAAAAGAGAAAATGATTATTCCAATTTCGTTGCATTAGAAGGATTTACCGAAAAAGAAGTAGCAACCACTTTCGAACTTCTGCAACGAATCAGAAAAAATATCGGAAAAGACTGGGGATTTGTAAAAAAAGGAAACAAGAGAAACTATTGA
- a CDS encoding GNAT family N-acetyltransferase — MTMTIKKCTLEDSSELQEISVETFNETFKDKNSPEQINAYLDKAFDLNQLKKELSNSSSQFFFVYFNNEVAGYLKINTYYAQSEVMGDESLEIERIYIIKKFQKQGLGKSLLNKAMEIAMEYKKKKVWLGVWEENENAIAFYKKKGFVQTDAHSFYMGDEEQVDLIMTKTLL; from the coding sequence ATGACGATGACTATAAAGAAGTGTACCCTTGAAGATTCAAGCGAACTTCAAGAAATCAGTGTTGAAACATTTAACGAGACATTTAAGGATAAGAATTCACCTGAACAGATAAATGCCTATTTGGATAAGGCATTTGATTTGAACCAATTAAAAAAAGAATTATCCAATAGTTCTTCACAATTCTTTTTTGTATATTTTAATAATGAAGTCGCTGGGTACCTTAAGATCAATACCTATTATGCCCAGTCGGAAGTAATGGGCGATGAATCACTTGAAATCGAGAGGATTTATATAATTAAGAAATTTCAAAAACAGGGGCTTGGAAAGAGCCTGCTTAATAAAGCGATGGAGATTGCCATGGAATACAAGAAAAAGAAAGTCTGGCTAGGAGTCTGGGAAGAAAATGAAAATGCCATTGCTTTTTATAAGAAAAAGGGGTTTGTCCAAACTGACGCCCACTCTTTTTATATGGGCGATGAAGAACAAGTGGACTTAATCATGACCAAAACACTCCTCTAA